A stretch of the Fusarium musae strain F31 chromosome 2, whole genome shotgun sequence genome encodes the following:
- a CDS encoding hypothetical protein (EggNog:ENOG41): MKASQDALPSPPLSDTDETAPKTPVECLAALIKTTYRTSDIRFYINGRPVTVKNPNPDWVLLDWIRAQDSLKGTKLGCGEGGCGACTVVLQTLENGRVRHLAVNACLYPLVGVDGKSLITVEGLGTVKRPHPLQERIAKMQNSYRDGKFHLTNSEVELQGHLDGNLCRCTGYKPIFEAARTFITEDLNGTIAEINGKEITPEKPTEDDYATVAREANKTGSCGRPGGCCRDNPDSKGCDSTGVDESNPKEMETPITAPRPQETPSTPPESPDKPAFGETFLPYDPSTEPIFPPALRKYEPQPICYGDDRRLWFRPTNLQQLIDLKGVYPEAKIVGGASETQIEVRFKKRAYRVSVFAADISELNSFTIDPLQMKQAELESLKTISIPGNLSLTKVEEMCTILYAKLGRRASALEALRKQLRYFAGRQIRNVASLAGSLATASPISDSAPVLLAAGAKVKIHSQTGGITEIPLSSWFLSYRTTALPEDGVITEIVIPLPSEEIEITKAYKQAKRKDDDIAIVTSGFRVRLDGNGVVEDAAFAIGGMAPTTVMAEKAQKAVVGRKWSDMKTLDTGIDALLEQFQLPFGVPGGMAHYRKVLTVSMFFRFWHEVVHDLGLGEVDADLIEEIHRGISSGNRDNFTSSMLNRGTKEVGRPIPHLSAVKHCTGEAEYVDDMPRQHNELFGALVMSKAAHAEILGVDYSAALEMPGVVGYIDKDSITKEQNTWGPVVLDELIFADGKSNYYGQVIGMIYAETALQARAAADAVTVTYKRLPPIFTIDEAIKAKSFFKHGKELRKGDALSGSLDGAFSKCAHVLEGTTRMGGQEHFYLETNAALAIPHMEDGSMEVYISTQNLMENQVFTAQVLGVPMNRVNMRVRRMGGAYGGKESRTTALSMYLALAAQKTARPVRMMLNRDEDIAFSGQRHPFQSKWKVGVDEKGKIQVLDIDIYNNAGASLDMSGAVM; the protein is encoded by the exons ATGAAGGCTTCACAAGACGCTCTCCCATCACCGCCCCTGTCCGACACCGATGAAACGGCCCCCAAAACGCCAGTTGAATGTCTCGCAGCCTTGATAAAAACAACCTACAGAACCTCCGACATAAGATTCTACATCAATGGCCGGCCAGTGACCGTCAAGAACCCCAATCCGGATTGGGTTCTCCTCGATTGGATCCGAGCTCAAGATTCCTTAAAAGGAACGAAATTAGGATGCGGAGAAGGAGGCTGTGGAGCGTGCACTGTTGTTCTCCAGACACTTGAAAATGGCCGTGTTAGGCATCTTGCTGTGAATGCTTGTTTGTACCCGcttgttggcgttgatggcAAGAGTCTCATCACTGTTGAGGGGTTGGGCACGGTGAAGAGGCCGCATCCGCTGCAGGAGAGGATTGCCAAGATGCA AAACTCATACCGAGATGGCAAATTTCACTTGACCAACTCTGAAGTCGAGCTACAGGGCCATCTCGACGGAAATCTCTGTCGCTGT ACTGGCTACAAACCCATCTTCGAAGCAGCACGAACCTTTATCACAGAAGACCTCAACGGAACGATAGCCGAGATCAACGGCAAGGAGATAACGCCCGAAAAACCCACAGAAGACGACTATGCAACTGTTGCGCGCGAAGCCAACAAGACTGGCTCATGCGGGCGTCCTGGGGGCTGCTGTCGTGATAATCCCGATTCAAAAGGATGTGACTCAACTGGTGTTGATGAATCGAACccgaaggagatggagacacCAATCACAGCCCCCAGACCTCAAGAAACACCCAGTACACCACCAGAATCACCCGACAAACCAGCGTTTGGAGAGACCTTCTTACCATACGACCCCTCAACAGAGCCCATCTTCCCTCCAGCGCTACGAAAGTACGAACCTCAACCAATCTGCTATGGCGACGACAGAAGACTCTGGTTCCGACCAACAAACCTCCAACAGCTGATCGATTTGAAGGGCGTATATCCAGAAGCCAAGATCGTTGGTGGTGCAAGTGAAACTCAGATCGAGGTTCGCTTCAAGAAGAGAGCTTATCGTGTTTCCGTATTTGCTGCAGACATCTCTGAGCTGAACAGTTTCACCATCGATCCTCTGCAGATGAAACAGGCTGAGCTTGAATCCCTGAAGACTATCAGTATACCCGGAAACCTTTCCTTGACCAAAGTTGAGGAGATGTGCACTATCTTGTACGCCAAGCTAGGTCGAAGAGCTTCAGCACTAGAAGCCCTCCGAAAGCAACTTCGATACTTTGCAGGTCGACAGATCCGCAATGTAGCCAGTCTAGCAGGGAGTCTCGCCACAGCAAGTCCCATCTCTGACTCCGCACCCGTCCTGTTAGCAGCGGGCGCCAAAGTGAAGATTCATTCTCAAACCGGCGGGATAACTGAGATTCCGCTGTCCTCATGGTTTCTGTCCTACAGAACTACTGCACTACCTGAAGACGGAGTCATAACAGAGATTGTGATTCCGCTTCCAAGTGAAGAGATCGAGATTACCAAGGCGTATAAGCAGGCGAAGAGgaaggatgatgatatcgcTATCGTCACTTCTGGGTTTAGGGTTAGATTGGATGGGAATGGGGTTGTAGAGGATGCTGCTTTTGCTATCGGTGGTATGGCGCCTACGACTGTAATGGCTGAGAAAGCGCAGAAGGCTGTCGTAGGGAGGAAATGGTCTGATATGAAGACCTTGGATACGGGAATTGATGCTCTGTTAGAGCAGTTTCAGCTTCCATTTGGTGTCCCTGGCGGCATGGCGCACTACCGAAAAG TTCTTACTGTCTCCATGTTCTTCCGCTTCTGGCACGAAGTCGTTCAcgatctcggtctcggtgaAGTCGACGCCGATCTCATTGAGGAGATTCACCGCGGTATCTCATCCGGAAATCGTGACAACTTCACTTCTTCGATGTTGAACAGAGGTACCAAGGAAGTCGGCCGTCCCATTCCTCACCTCTCTGCCGTCAAGCACTGTACCGGCGAGGCAGAATACGTGGACGATATGCCACGCCAGCACAACGAACTCTTCGGAGCCCTGGTCATGTCTAAAGCAGCTCACGCTGAGATTCTCGGGGTCGATTACTCAGCCGCCCTGGAGATGCCAGGTGTAGTCGGATACATCGACAAGGacagcatcaccaaagagCAGAATACATGGGGCCCCGTCGTCCTTGATGAACTCATCTTTGCAGATGGAAAGTCCAACTACTACGGCCAAGTCATCGGTATGATTTACGCCGAGACAGCGCTTCAAGCTCGTGCTGCTGCCGATGCCGTCACAGTAACATACAAACGCCTCCCTCCTATCTTCACAATCgatgaagccatcaaagcaaAGAGTTTCTTCAAACACGGCAAAGAACTTCGAAAGGGCGATGCTCTTAGTGGTTCCCTTGACGGAGCGTTTAGTAAATGCGCTCACGTCCTCGAGGGCACCACCCGCATGGGCGGCCAAGAGCACTTCTACCTCGAAACCAACGCAGCCCTTGCAATTCCTCACATGGAAGACGGATCAATGGAAGTCTACATCTCGACGCAGAATCTCATGGAGAACCAAGTCTTCACCGCTCAAGTCCTCGGCGTGCCTATGAACAGAGTCAACATGCGCGTGAGGAGAATGGGTGGTGCTTATGGAGGTAAAGAGTCGCGAACTACGGCCCTTTCAATGTATCTTGCTCTCGCGGCGCAGAAGACGGCAAGGCCTgtgaggatgatgctgaatCGCGATGAGGATATTGCTTTTAGTGGACAGCGACACCCGTTCCAGTCAAAGTGgaaggttggtgttgatgagaagggtAAGATACAGGTCTTGGATATTGATATCTATAATAATGCCGGTGCATCGTTGGACATGAGCGGCGCAGTCATGTAA
- a CDS encoding hypothetical protein (EggNog:ENOG41): MESAKRKRAAKACNYCRKRKRKCDGRQPVCTLCEEANNSECEYRDEGNESKRIAIPVDRVDEIFDRLESLESTFQSAIARQRDRSPISTPFPASTPYPASTPYATYPVTRHNEPISPEDGIVPASSVHSTGPGTQTSLSQFANNNVFNTTMDIPLSHSSTTGNLLRSAPAKALLGHYPSDLFLHIELRRPIPEGLRLNAEPASQIDLPTLSPKETDHLVRNYFQLVHRFHPILDQRGFYDLYDRTVDHGARPDLPSSLVLVVLALGSVAAETPNRMDASWSPGVKFFTPALFVEAVAGVEVGAYGVYGCAALLDKLLRDGSQDQSILRVFWAILVLECDILAEHHLPRSGIEKIVDKLPYPWSDGPSEPYMHRWLADLSSRRLLNRIHYVLYAEAEPGTGDNQADNSEETQSSLPNLAHELNRQLGAWYHLLPHSIRPNLEIPPIGIDDTMVTIRYHTTGDIIYRPFLYQMPSESQISTNYKTRE; the protein is encoded by the exons ATGGAATCTGCGAAGCGGAAGCGAGCCGCCAAGGCCTGCAATTACTGCAGAAAGAG GAAGAGGAAATGTGATGGCAGACAGCCTGTTTGTACCCTCTGCGAAGAGGCGAATAACTCTGAGTGCGAGTATCGCGATGAAGGAAATGAGTCAAA ACGAATTGCAATTCCTGTTGATCGCgttgatgagatctttgaTCGTCTTGAATCTCTTGAGTCAACCTTTCAGTCCGCTATAGCTCGTCAGCGAGATCGGAGTCCTATTTCGACACCGTTCCCAGCATCGACTCCTTATCCAGCCTCAACACCCTATGCCACATATCCTGTAACACGACACAACGAACCGATTAGTCCTGAAGATGGAATAGTACCTGCTTCATCAGTCCATTCAACAGGACCTGGGACACAAACATCGTTGTCTCAAttcgccaacaacaacgtCTTCAACACGACAATGGACATTCCACTGTCTCATTCGTCCACAACTGGAAACCTATTGAGGTCCGCGCCTGCTAAAGCACTTCTTGGTCATTATCCTTCAGATCTGTTCCTCCATATTGAGTTGAGGAGGCCCATCCCTGAAGGATTGAGATTAAACGCCGAACCAGCCAGTCAGATCGACCTACCGACGTTATCACCCAAAGAAACAGACCATCTCGTCAGAAACTACTTCCAACTCGTTCATCGCTTCCATCCAATTCTCGACCAACGAGGTTTCTACGATCTATACGATAGAACCGTTGACCACGGTGCACGACCTGATCTCCCCTCCTCCCTGGTTCTCGTCGTTCTCGCCCTTGGTTCTGTCGCTGCTGAGACGCCAAATCGTATGGATGCGAGTTGGAGCCCTGGGGTAAAGTTCTTCACACCCGCT ctatttgtCGAGGCCGTTGCTGGCGTGGAGGTTGGTGCATATGGCGTCTACGGATGTGCAGCATTATTGGATAAG TTACTGCGAGATGGTTCGCAGGACCAGTCAATTCTGCGAGTCTTTTGGGCCATTCTTGTGCTGGAATG TGATATTCTGGCAGAGCATCATCTCCCTCGCAGTGGCATCGAAAAGATCGTCGATAAACTACCCTACCCATGGTCCGATGGCCCCTCCGAACCTTATATGCACCGGTGGCTCGCGGATCTCTCGTCCCGTCGCCTCTTGAATCGCATCCACTACGTCCTCTACGCCGAAGCTGAACCCGGTACGGGCGACAACCAAGCAGATAACTCTGAGGAAACGCAGTCAAGCCTCCCAAATCTAGCTCACGAGTTGAACCGTCAGCTTGGAGCATGGTATCATCTCCTCCCTCACAGCATCCGGCCAAACTTGGAGATACCTCCGATAGGTATTGATGACACCATGGTTACTATACGATATCACACCACAGGCGACATCATCTACAGGCCTTTTCTGTATCAG ATGCCCTCAGAGTCCCAGATCTCAACCAATTACAAGACAAGGGAATAA
- a CDS encoding hypothetical protein (EggNog:ENOG41) has product MYIRAAHAEADLRVLRRLIHENPLGMLTTGIKSQNHSFLQSSHIPFLLDVKDESSETELGRLRGHLARQNPQSKAMIEHCTANPSLKSYLEDEVLVIFTNPAHHYVTPKFYTETKPTNGKVVPTWNYAAAQVYGKARIYYENNEETSSFLGRAISDLTDHNERGAMGFTAESQWKVSDAPEKYVELLKRNIIGIEIEVTKLEGKFKMSQEMGQGDREGVIKGFEGLGTEVGDEVARIVKERGELKDQKK; this is encoded by the coding sequence ATGTATATTCGCGCCGCCCATGCTGAAGCGGACCTCCGTGTCCTTCGCCGCCTCATCCACGAAAACCCCCTCGGAATGCTCACAACCGGAATAAAATCCCAAAACCATTCCTTCCTCCAAAGCAGTCACATCCCCTTCCTTCTCGACGTAAAAGATGAATCCAGCGAAACAGAACTCGGCCGTCTCCGCGGTCACCTGGCTCGTCAAAACCCCCAAAGCAAAGCCATGATCGAACACTGCACCGCCAACCCCTCTCTAAAAAGCTATCTCGAAGACGAAGTCCTAGTAATCTTCACAAATCCAGCTCACCACTACGTCACCCCCAAATTCTACACCGAGACGAAACCAACGAATGGAAAAGTGGTGCCGACGTGGAATTACGCCGCGGCGCAGGTTTATGGAAAGGCGAGGATTTACTATGAGAATAACGAAGAGACGTCGTCGTTTCTGGGAAGGGCGATTAGTGATCTTACGGATCATAATGAGAGGGGTGCGATGGGGTTTACGGCTGAGAGTCAGTGGAAGGTTTCTGATGCGCCGGAGAAGTATGTtgagttgttgaagaggaatATTATCgggattgagattgaggttACTAAGTTGGAGGGCAAGTTTAAAATGAGTCAGGAGATGGGTCAGGGGGATAGGGAGGGTGTTATTAAGGGTTTTGAAGGGTTGGGGACggaggttggtgatgaggttgcGAGGATTGTTAAGGAGCGTGGGGAGTTGAAGGATCAGAAGAAATGA
- a CDS encoding hypothetical protein (CAZy:GH49~EggNog:ENOG41), producing the protein MIHPCWKFFGFLAAARLCELEVADSDITTWWHENSVINTNTSVAADEVRRSRRYNVSVSLAGEDDFRDSFVYESIPRNGNGKMFDPAQPGKEYDFADGDGITIEADEGINMAWTQFIYRKDVDVRIVTTDGSSIGPVSNVVIRPVDLVFTVKSPKDNAVLIRVPFQNSGARFSVEFKNDLFTYRSNGTDYVNDGGVVVSEEPRNGLTIFASPPLSQDLIPSKTSSNVQVIHPGKMTQGTLESKPTIIFESGVHWIEKDGVLGKDHIKLNSKTHYVYFEPGAYVKAALEYTTAYPTFHTVGYGVLSGENYVYMANTIQNYTAVKDDRYSLRMFWHQSVTDNQTWHCIGPTLASPPFNTMDLYPVNSTPHEEDNKVSAYIRDYKQVGAYYFQTDGTQMYRGAVRDVFWHVNDDAIKLYHSGAQLHGLTIWKARNNAIVQMGWKPRNVSDVSVSKLRIIHNRWIKPDAYVPSAVLGAAPFYGDPKEIDTQRTMQVKIDDVVCEGICAALMTIAPMQNFDLEISQVHFETLHNDTELKLGRSVVGMDAGEGMDNYTPGQGNLTLGIHIKNWTIGEVEVDKKNAGEDGLGQLKINPMFDGDWSLE; encoded by the coding sequence ATGATACACCCATGCTGGAAGTTCTTCGGCTTCCTCGCAGCAGCCCGACTTTGCGAGCTTGAAGTGGCAGACTCAGATATTACGACATGGTGGCACGAGAATTccgtcatcaacaccaatacTTCCGTGGCAGCTGATGAGGTCCGTCGTTCACGACGATACAACGTCTCTGTTTCCCTCGCTGGCGAGGATGACTTCCGTGACTCGTTCGTCTATGAATCCATTCCTCGTAATGGTAACGGCAAGATGTTTGATCCAGCTCAACCTGGGAAAGAGTATGACTTTGCGGATGGAGACGGAATTACcattgaggctgatgagggAATCAATATGGCTTGGACGCAGTTCATCTATCGGAAAGATGTCGATGTTCGGATTGTGACTACCGACGGATCTTCGATTGGCCCAGTTTCCAACGTTGTCATTCGCCCTGTCGATCTCGTCTTCACAGTCAAGAGTCCAAAGGATAATGCTGTGTTGATTCGAGTCCCTTTCCAGAATTCTGGGGCTAGATTCTCTGTTGAGTTTAAGAATGATCTGTTCACGTACAGGTCCAACGGCACCGATTATGTGAACGATGGCGGCGTCGTTGTGAGTGAGGAACCCAGGAATGGTCTTACCATCTTCGCCAGCCCGCCTCTTTCACAGGACCTGATTCCCTCGAAGACATCAAGCAATGTACAGGTCATCCACCCAGGCAAGATGACGCAAGGCACTTTGGAGTCCAAGCCTACCATAATCTTCGAATCGGGTGTTCATTGGATAGAGAAGGATGGTGTTCTCGGAAAGGATCACATTAAGTTGAACTCAAAGACTCACTATGTATATTTCGAGCCTGGTGCCTACGTCAAAGCCGCCTTGGAATACACAACAGCATACCCCACTTTCCATACAGTCGGCTATGGAGTGCTGTCGGGCGAGAACTATGTATACATGGCCAACACAATCCAGAACTACACCGCTGTGAAAGATGACCGATATAGTCTTCGCATGTTCTGGCATCAGTCTGTCACAGATAACCAGACATGGCACTGCATCGGCCCAACGCTCGCTTCCCCGCCATTCAACACCATGGACCTTTACCCAGTGAACAGCACTCCGCACGAGGAAGACAACAAGGTCAGCGCATATATCCGGGATTACAAACAAGTCGGAGCATACTACTTCCAAACCGACGGAACTCAAATGTACAGGGGCGCAGTTCGTGATGTGTTCTGGCACGTCAATGATGATGCTATCAAACTATATCACTCAGGCGCCCAACTTCACGGCCTGACAATCTGGAAAGCTCGAAACAACGCCATTGTCCAGATGGGTTGGAAACCGCGTAATGTTAGTGACGTGTCGGTTAGTAAACTCCGCATCATTCACAATCGGTGGATCAAGCCCGATGCCTATGTTCCGTCCGCTGTTCTGGGCGCAGCGCCGTTTTACGGCGATCCTAAGGAGATCGATACTCAGCGGACCATGCAGGTCAAGATTGACGACGTTGTCTGTGAAGGCATTTGTGCAGCGCTCATGACAATTGCTCCGATGCAAAACTTCGACCTGGAGATCTCTCAGGTGCATTTTGAGACGTTACATAACGATACGGAACTCAAGCTTGGGAGGAGCGTCGTTGGTATGGATGCGGGGGAGGGAATGGACAATTATACTCCCGGGCAGGGAAACTTGACACTGGGTATTCATATCAAGAACTGGACTATCGGGGAGGTGGAGGTTGATAAGAAGAATGCGGGTGAGGATGGATTGGGTCAGCTAAAGATTAACCCCATGTTTGATGGAGATTGGAGCCTTGAGTAA
- a CDS encoding hypothetical protein (EggNog:ENOG41), producing MAPSFLTVHFDDQNPNSEKGKEAGARRSLAGLDYSPLPRITPRSFLLATFVSMGGLLFGYDTGQISGFLEMPDFLDRFAQTNSKGEKAFSTVRSGLIVALLSIGTLMGALIAAPVADRIGRKYSISGWTWMIAIGFIIQISSDRDWVQIMMGRWVAGLGVGALSLLVPMFQGETAPPWIRGAMVCCYQLFITMGIFLAACFNYGTVTHHPNSSASWRIVIGVGWVFTLILGIGILFLPDTPRFDYRNGRVDRARDTLCKVYGATPNHWAIHTQMEEIESKLRAESHIKQNPVQEFVGMFKAPRMAYRIFIGMSLQMFQQLTGANYFFYYGTTIFQSVSIDSYKTQIILNTINFVVTFIGLYIVEHYGRRKSLIAGSTWMFICFLIFASVGHFSLNRDDPTKTQGAGIAMIVFACLFILGFATTWGPMIWTIMAEIFPSRYRAKGMALSTASNWLWNFLLAFFTPFITKDIDFRYGYVFAGCNVLGGLLVYFFVIEGQGRTLEEIDTMYLEKVNPIKSAKWVPPPPEEMSRIRKQAGTDLETAVPAASSDDETLARPSGVTDGGLGHHKEEHAGTSHRE from the exons ATGGCGCCGTCCTTCCTCACTGTTCATTTCGATGACCAGAATCCAAACTCTGAAAAGGGAAAGGAGGCTGGTGCGAGGAGATCTCTCGCTGGTCTTGATTACTCGCCTTTGCCTCGCATCACGCCCCGATCTTTTCTGCTAGCTACCTTTGTCTCCATGGGCGGACTTCT CTTCGGTTATGATACAGGTCAAATCTCGGGCTTCCTCGAGATGCCAGACTTTCTCGACCGTTTCGCCCAAACAAACAGCAAGGGAGAAAAAGCATTCAGCACCGTCCGCTCAGGTCTCATCGTCGCGCTCCTCTCCATCGGAACGCTCATGGGCGCACTCATCGCAGCACCTGTAGCCGACCGCATTGGCAGAAAGTATAGCATCTCTGGCTGGACGTGGATGATTGCTAttggcttcatcatccaGATATCTTCGGACAGGGATTGGGTGCAGATCATGATGGGCCGATGGGTCGCTGGTCTCGGCGTCGGCGCGCTGTCTCTCCTCGTTCCTATGTTCCAGGGCGAGACTGCACCGCCGTGGATTCGAGGTGCAATGGTTTGCTGTTACCAGCTCTTTATT ACGATGGGTATTTTCTTGGCTGCGTGCTTCAACTACGGCACTGTAACGCACCATCCCAACAGCTCAGCATCCTGGCGCATCGTCATCGGCGTCGGCTGGGTCTTCACCCTCATTCTCGGCATTGGAATTCTCTTTCTCCCCGACACGCCCCGTTTCGACTACCGCAACGGCAGAGTCGATCGTGCGCGCGACACGCTCTGCAAGGTCTACGGCGCGACGCCAAATCACTGGGCGATCCATACCCAAATGGAAGAGATCGAGTCCAAGCTCCGCGCCGAGAGTCACATCAAGCAGAACCCCGTGCAGGAATTCGTCGGCATGTTTAAGGCTCCCCGCATGGCTTATCGCATTTTCATCGGAATGTCGCTGCAGATGTTTCAACAGCTCACTGGTGCGAATTACTTCTTTTACTACGGAACTACCATTTTCCAGTCTGTGTCTATCGACAGCTACAAGACGCAGATTATCCTGAACACGATTAATTTCGTGGTAACGTTTATTGGATTGTATATCGTCGAGCACTACGGTCGCCGCAAGTCGCTTATTGCGGGAAGTACTTGGATGTTTATCTGCTTCCTTATCTTTGCGTCTGTTGGTCATTTCTCGCTTAATCGTGATGATCCCACCAAGACGCAGGGCGCGGGTATTGCTATGATTGTATTTGCTTGTCTTTTCATTCTGGGCTTCGCTACAACCTGGGGGCCAATGATTTGgaccatcatggctgaaatCTTCCCCTCGCGATATCGCGCCAAGGGCATGGCTCTCTCAACCGCTAGCAACTGGCTCTGGAATTTCCTCCTCGCTTTCTTCACGCCTTTCATCACGAAAGACATCGACTTCCGCTACGGATACGTCTTTGCGGGATGTAACGTCCTCGGTGGTTTGTTGGTCTACTTCTTCGTCATTGAAGGACAGGGACGTACCCTTGAGGAGATTGACACCATGTATCTTGAAAAGGTGAACCCTATCAAGAGTGCCAAGTGggttcctcctcctcctgagGAGATGTCGAGGATCAGGAAGCAGGCTGGTACGGATCTCGAGACTGCTGTTCCTGCAGCGTCAAGCGATGATGAGACGCTTGCGAGGCCGTCGGGTGTGACTGATGGTGGATTGGGACATCATAAGGAGGAGCATGCTGGAACTTCGCACCGAGAGTAA